The Terriglobales bacterium genome contains the following window.
CTTTATGGACCGAGTGGACATCATGGACAGTCCACGTTGTCCACATCGTCCACTTCGTCCACAAAGAGTGGTTCGCACTCGCAGCTTTCGGAAGTAATCATTGCGGCACAGGCTTCATTGCGCTGCACTCGCCCGTGTGATAACTTCCGGCCAACTGCATTCGCATGGAACTTCAGGACCGCGATTCACGTTAATCGTGGTGTAAGCCGGAGGCAAACGCATGATCATCGCGATCATTGTGATCGCCGTTATCGTTTTCTTGCTCATTGTTCTGTACAACGGGCTGGCCGGACTGCGTGTCCGCGCCGATTCTGCCTGGAGCGATATCGATGTGCAGCTCAAGCGCCGTCATGATCTGATTCCCAATCTGGTCGAGACCGTCAAAGGCTACGCCGCGCACGAAAAAGGTACGTTTGAGAACATCGCCCGCTACCGATCGGCAGCAATGTCAGCCACAACGGTCGATGAGAAGGCACAGGCAGAAGGACAGCTCACGCAGGCCCTTCGCGGTCTGCTCGCAGTAGCGGAAAATTACCCGCAGCTTCGGGCTTCGGAACAGTTCACGTCGCTGCAAAACCAGCTGGCGCAAACCGAAGACGCGATCCAGAATTCGCGCCGCTACTACAACGCCGTGGTGCGCGACCTCAACACCAAGATCGTAACGTTCCCTAGCAACATCATTGCCGGAATGTTCAACTTCACGCCACGTCAATTCTTCCAAACCGAGACCGCCGAGGACCGGGCTACGCCGGTGGTCAAGTTCTAGCGTGAGCGCGGATGAAACAGGTTCCCGCTTTCATCAATCAGATAAGCGCGTACTGAGAATTGCGCGCTTCCTGACCGTCCTCTTGCTGTTCTGCGGCCTCCCTGCGCATGGACAGCAGCGCAGCTGGCGTATTTCTGACTTCAGTGCCGATATCGACGTTCACAAGAACGGCTCGGCCGATATTAACGAACGCCTCACCCTTGCTTTCGCTGGAAGCTTCCACGGGATTCACAGGTACATTCCCGTCGATTACGTCGGACCGGAAGGCTCGAACTACTCGCTGTTTCTCAAGGTCCAAAAGGTCATCGACGAGGAAGGCAATCCACTCAAGTACAGCAGCAAAAATCAGGGTGGATATCGCGTCCTGACCATCTACATTCCCGGCGCAACCGATACCAGCAAGCGCA
Protein-coding sequences here:
- a CDS encoding LemA family protein, with protein sequence MIIAIIVIAVIVFLLIVLYNGLAGLRVRADSAWSDIDVQLKRRHDLIPNLVETVKGYAAHEKGTFENIARYRSAAMSATTVDEKAQAEGQLTQALRGLLAVAENYPQLRASEQFTSLQNQLAQTEDAIQNSRRYYNAVVRDLNTKIVTFPSNIIAGMFNFTPRQFFQTETAEDRATPVVKF